Proteins co-encoded in one Thermodesulfobacteriota bacterium genomic window:
- a CDS encoding TetR/AcrR family transcriptional regulator, whose translation MADSPSGIHEVPTEVKDKDLVHKRRRQIVDASVALFVANGYHKTTTRQIARATGLSIGSLYEYVSTKEDILYLVCDAIHAEMEAYVDEVLSHQQPVLETLRQAVRGYFTACDRMSDHILLIYQVTQFLPPKWKSRVLENEIRVTGIFKSLLEKIVAAGEVRGVDSRRIDLVAHNIAVMGHAWAFRRWFYARHYNLETYVAFQTENILGAFTGKG comes from the coding sequence ATGGCGGACTCGCCTTCAGGCATCCACGAAGTCCCGACGGAAGTAAAGGACAAGGACCTGGTTCACAAGCGGCGGCGGCAGATTGTCGATGCCTCGGTGGCCCTGTTTGTGGCCAACGGCTATCACAAGACCACCACCCGGCAAATCGCCCGGGCCACGGGCCTGTCCATCGGCAGCCTGTATGAATATGTCTCCACCAAGGAGGATATTCTCTACCTGGTGTGTGACGCCATTCACGCCGAGATGGAGGCTTACGTGGACGAGGTTTTGTCTCACCAGCAGCCGGTGCTGGAAACCCTGCGGCAGGCCGTGCGCGGTTACTTTACCGCCTGCGACCGCATGAGCGACCACATTCTGCTGATTTATCAGGTGACCCAGTTCCTCCCGCCCAAGTGGAAGTCCCGGGTGCTGGAAAACGAGATCCGGGTGACCGGCATTTTCAAAAGCCTGCTGGAAAAAATTGTGGCCGCGGGGGAAGTGCGGGGGGTCGACAGCCGCCGCATCGACCTGGTGGCTCACAATATTGCCGTGATGGGACATGCCTGGGCTTTTCGGCGCTGGTTTTACGCCCGGCATTATAACCTGGAAACTTATGTCGCCTTCCAGACGGAAAATATCCTGGGGGCGTTTACCGGAAAAGGATAA